The following are encoded in a window of Bacillota bacterium genomic DNA:
- a CDS encoding Glu/Leu/Phe/Val dehydrogenase, whose translation MKLFEEMGRYGFEQVVFATDEVSGLRAIIAIHDTTLGPALGGCRMWPYSSEEEALTDALRLARGMTYKNAAAGLDFGGGKAVIIGDPRKDKSEALFRAFGRFVDTLGGRYITAEDVGVSVEDMETVHMETDHVLGLSATTGSSGDPSPVTAFGVVRGMKACALEVFGSDSLKDKTVVVQGVGHVGYHVVRYLVEEGAKVYIADIYEDRVKKAADDFGAKPVPYDKVFDVECDVFCPCALGAVINDETLPRLKCKIVAGAANNQLKEDRHGDALEDAGILYAPDYIINAGGVINVADEFYGYNRERALRKAAGIYDNVLKVIAIAERDGIPTYKAAARLAEERIEKLGKIRKVYVPA comes from the coding sequence TTGAAGCTCTTTGAAGAGATGGGACGCTACGGGTTTGAACAAGTGGTCTTTGCGACCGACGAGGTCTCGGGGCTGCGGGCCATCATAGCGATTCATGATACAACCCTCGGCCCTGCCCTCGGCGGGTGTAGGATGTGGCCCTACTCGTCCGAAGAGGAGGCGCTCACCGACGCCTTGCGACTCGCCCGGGGTATGACGTACAAGAATGCCGCTGCCGGCCTCGATTTCGGCGGGGGCAAAGCGGTTATCATCGGAGATCCGCGCAAAGACAAGTCAGAGGCGCTCTTCCGCGCGTTCGGGAGGTTCGTGGATACGCTCGGCGGACGGTACATCACGGCCGAGGATGTGGGCGTGAGTGTGGAAGACATGGAGACCGTGCACATGGAGACCGACCACGTGCTGGGTCTATCTGCGACGACCGGCTCAAGTGGCGACCCGTCGCCCGTCACGGCGTTCGGGGTCGTGCGCGGCATGAAGGCTTGTGCGCTGGAGGTCTTCGGAAGCGACTCGCTCAAAGACAAGACCGTCGTGGTCCAGGGAGTGGGCCACGTGGGCTACCATGTGGTGAGGTATCTTGTCGAGGAAGGGGCGAAGGTATACATCGCCGACATCTACGAGGACCGGGTCAAGAAGGCGGCTGACGATTTCGGGGCGAAGCCCGTTCCCTATGACAAGGTGTTCGATGTCGAGTGTGACGTGTTTTGCCCGTGTGCCCTTGGCGCGGTGATAAACGACGAGACGCTCCCGAGGCTTAAGTGCAAGATCGTGGCCGGGGCCGCGAACAACCAGCTCAAAGAGGATCGGCACGGCGACGCCCTGGAGGATGCAGGGATACTCTATGCGCCCGATTATATCATCAACGCGGGAGGAGTGATAAACGTCGCTGACGAATTCTACGGTTACAACAGGGAAAGGGCCTTGCGCAAAGCGGCGGGCATTTATGACAACGTCCTGAAGGTGATAGCGATAGCGGAGCGGGACGGGATTCCGACGTACAAGGCGGCGGCCCGGCTCGCGGAAGAAAGAATCGAGAAACTGGGCAAGATTCGTAAAGTGTACGTGCCCGCGTAA
- a CDS encoding phosphate butyryltransferase: MRSLDDLAKAAREVGPRTCAVVAAADPEVLLAADEASRRGIARCILIGDPVAIGKAAAESDIDLSSHELVEERDTLAAVRAGVAMVSAGKADLLMKGLVSTADVLRAVLDKEVGLRTGRLLSHVSVFEVPRFERLLIFSDGAMNIAPGLAEKAQITQNAIDVAHALGIAEPRVAALAAVENVNPDMPATIDAACLAKMSERGQIKGAIVDGPLALDNAISAAAANHKGISSPVAGRADILIVPDIETGNVFYKALVYLAGGCAASVVVGARAPVVVTSRSDSHMAKVYSLALGVLLSR; encoded by the coding sequence ATAAGGAGCCTTGATGACCTCGCGAAGGCGGCGAGGGAGGTGGGCCCGAGGACGTGCGCCGTGGTGGCTGCAGCAGACCCGGAAGTGCTCCTGGCAGCAGACGAGGCGTCGCGGCGGGGGATAGCGAGGTGTATCCTCATTGGGGATCCCGTGGCCATAGGCAAAGCCGCCGCCGAAAGCGACATCGACCTGTCGTCCCACGAGCTCGTGGAGGAGAGGGACACACTTGCGGCGGTTCGCGCAGGCGTTGCCATGGTCAGCGCGGGGAAGGCGGACCTTCTGATGAAGGGGCTTGTGAGCACGGCGGATGTTCTCAGGGCGGTTCTTGACAAGGAGGTCGGTCTTCGTACAGGGCGACTGCTTTCGCACGTGTCTGTGTTCGAAGTGCCCAGGTTCGAGCGTCTCCTCATCTTCAGCGACGGAGCGATGAACATCGCGCCCGGGCTTGCTGAGAAAGCGCAGATCACGCAGAACGCCATTGACGTGGCGCATGCGCTCGGAATCGCGGAACCGCGCGTTGCGGCATTGGCGGCTGTGGAGAACGTGAATCCCGACATGCCCGCGACCATCGATGCCGCGTGTCTCGCCAAGATGTCTGAACGCGGGCAGATCAAAGGAGCGATCGTGGACGGTCCGCTTGCGCTGGACAACGCCATATCGGCTGCAGCTGCGAACCATAAGGGCATCTCGAGCCCGGTCGCCGGCCGAGCGGACATACTCATCGTGCCGGACATCGAGACGGGCAATGTGTTCTACAAGGCGCTCGTCTATCTTGCAGGCGGGTGCGCTGCGAGCGTCGTGGTGGGCGCGAGGGCGCCCGTGGTGGTCACGTCGAGGTCCGACTCTCACATGGCGAAGGTGTACTCGCTCGCCCTCGGAGTGCTTCTGTCGAGGTGA
- the buk gene encoding butyrate kinase, with protein MKVETLQVLVINPGSTATRIALYTPSGPLFERKLVHDHKTLASFSSIMDQFEYRLSEVIAALKEAAVEPDSVAAVVARGGLLRPCAGGTYVVSDRMLEDLRNQVQGPHASNLGGIIARAIADAWGVPAYVVDPVSCDEFEPLARVSGLPELPRRSLSHALNIKATLRQAAREMQADLDVANYIVAHLGGGISVAACRGGRIIDVNNANEQGPYSPERAGGVPVVPLVRLAYSGKYTREELVRRLVGRGGIAAYLGTSDAVEVEARIARGDEFARLVYEGMAYQVAKEIGAMACVLAGDVDAVLITGGLANATRLVDMIRSRIEFIAEVRVYPGEREMEALAMGAFRVLRGEEELGTYE; from the coding sequence CTGAAGGTGGAAACGTTGCAGGTCCTCGTGATTAATCCCGGCTCCACTGCCACCAGGATTGCCCTGTACACCCCGTCCGGTCCGCTTTTCGAGAGGAAGCTTGTCCACGATCACAAAACGCTCGCCTCGTTTTCCAGCATCATGGACCAATTCGAGTATCGACTGTCCGAGGTCATTGCCGCCCTGAAGGAGGCGGCCGTGGAACCGGATTCGGTCGCGGCGGTCGTGGCTCGTGGTGGTCTTTTGCGGCCTTGCGCCGGCGGCACTTACGTCGTGAGCGACAGGATGCTGGAGGACCTTCGGAACCAGGTGCAAGGGCCCCACGCCTCGAACCTCGGGGGCATCATCGCCCGCGCGATAGCGGACGCCTGGGGCGTGCCGGCCTATGTAGTGGACCCGGTGTCGTGCGACGAGTTCGAGCCTCTGGCCAGGGTGTCGGGCCTGCCGGAGCTTCCCAGGCGCAGTCTGAGCCACGCGCTGAATATCAAGGCCACGCTGAGGCAGGCGGCGCGGGAGATGCAGGCGGACCTCGATGTCGCAAACTACATCGTCGCGCACCTGGGCGGGGGCATATCTGTGGCGGCGTGCCGTGGCGGGCGCATCATCGACGTGAACAACGCCAATGAGCAGGGTCCCTACAGTCCGGAGCGGGCGGGTGGGGTGCCTGTGGTCCCGCTTGTCCGGCTCGCCTATTCCGGCAAGTACACAAGAGAGGAGCTCGTGAGGAGACTCGTTGGACGAGGGGGCATCGCGGCTTATCTTGGGACGTCAGACGCGGTCGAGGTCGAAGCGAGAATCGCCCGCGGTGATGAGTTCGCGCGGCTCGTGTATGAGGGAATGGCTTATCAGGTGGCCAAAGAGATCGGTGCGATGGCTTGCGTGCTCGCTGGCGACGTGGACGCCGTTCTCATAACGGGAGGCCTCGCGAATGCGACCCGTCTCGTGGACATGATCCGGAGTCGGATCGAATTCATCGCCGAGGTAAGGGTCTATCCGGGCGAGAGAGAGATGGAAGCCCTCGCAATGGGGGCTTTCAGAGTCCTTCGCGGTGAGGAGGAGCTTGGGACTTACGAATGA
- a CDS encoding 3-hydroxybutyryl-CoA dehydrogenase, with translation MDVTRLAVIGAGQMGSGIAQVAAAAGVQVVMLDVSEDLARRGLVAVERGLSRAVEKGKMGPEERDAALARIRVGADLSLASDADVAIEAVTENVDIKKDVLRRVDDLLPPRSIIASNTSSISITRLAAATKRPEKVIGMHFMNPVPAMKLVEIISGQATSDETRRDAWALAERMGKTPVSVSDYPGFVSNRLLIPMINEAAYCLMEGVASREDIDTVMRLGMNHPMGPLALADLIGLDTCLYIMEILYEGFGDPKYRPCPLLRRMVDAGCLGKKTGKGFYTY, from the coding sequence ATGGACGTCACGAGGCTCGCGGTGATCGGTGCCGGACAAATGGGGTCCGGTATAGCACAAGTGGCTGCGGCGGCCGGGGTCCAAGTAGTCATGTTGGACGTCTCGGAAGACCTCGCGCGAAGGGGTCTCGTCGCCGTCGAACGGGGGCTCTCCCGGGCGGTTGAGAAGGGCAAGATGGGACCCGAGGAACGGGACGCAGCGCTCGCACGGATCCGCGTCGGGGCAGACCTTTCCCTCGCGTCCGACGCCGACGTGGCGATCGAGGCTGTCACGGAGAACGTCGATATCAAGAAGGATGTCCTCCGGAGGGTGGACGACCTCCTGCCGCCCAGGAGCATCATAGCCTCCAACACGTCTTCCATATCTATCACGCGGCTTGCGGCCGCCACGAAACGGCCGGAGAAGGTCATCGGCATGCATTTCATGAATCCTGTTCCTGCCATGAAACTGGTGGAGATCATATCAGGCCAGGCCACTTCGGACGAGACGAGAAGGGACGCCTGGGCCCTCGCGGAAAGGATGGGGAAGACCCCCGTGTCGGTCTCCGACTACCCTGGGTTCGTCTCCAACAGGCTCCTCATCCCCATGATCAATGAAGCAGCGTATTGCCTCATGGAAGGCGTTGCATCCCGTGAGGATATCGACACCGTGATGCGGCTCGGCATGAACCATCCTATGGGCCCACTCGCCCTCGCCGACCTCATCGGGCTCGACACGTGCCTGTACATCATGGAGATCCTCTACGAGGGTTTTGGGGACCCGAAGTACCGGCCGTGTCCCCTCCTCCGCCGAATGGTGGACGCCGGGTGCCTGGGCAAAAAGACAGGGAAAGGGTTCTACACATATTGA